The following proteins come from a genomic window of Candidatus Woesearchaeota archaeon:
- the scpB gene encoding SMC-Scp complex subunit ScpB, protein MKAQDSLGLDREVEIRKKVEALLFSSGRKMTASELAKLSHENEDSVRKSLESLKKDYDEKNASLIILNDGELYNMAVREKYLGFVRKIVPRTELNKTVLETLAVIAWKAPILQSDIIRIRTNKAYDHIDQLEEEGFVTKKRHSRSYLISLSQKFYEYFDLAGREELQKAFRKIEEDAEKSPQKKLQEMVGKLERYENSNTGEENKEGKPEIETYASDKKKSPVEQIAEKNSGEFEKKFNSLDEKEENEENEDEPSSESSTENPNDDSLIEKKEKKNEEKSPLEKETEKVADELFNTGAEKDSAEKKEEQNPDVDELFSEEDEGKKPEDKPEEKKKRRLEL, encoded by the coding sequence ATGAAAGCGCAAGATTCTTTAGGTTTAGATAGGGAAGTTGAAATCAGGAAGAAGGTAGAGGCGCTCCTCTTTTCTTCTGGAAGAAAGATGACTGCTTCAGAGCTTGCTAAGCTCTCCCATGAAAATGAGGATTCTGTCAGGAAATCGCTTGAATCCCTTAAGAAGGATTATGATGAAAAAAATGCCTCGCTTATAATTCTTAATGACGGCGAACTTTACAACATGGCTGTAAGGGAGAAATACCTTGGCTTTGTCAGGAAGATTGTCCCAAGGACTGAGCTCAATAAGACTGTTCTTGAGACACTTGCAGTGATTGCGTGGAAAGCGCCAATACTCCAGTCAGACATAATAAGGATTAGAACCAACAAGGCATACGACCATATTGACCAGCTTGAGGAAGAGGGCTTCGTTACAAAAAAAAGACACAGCCGCTCTTACCTGATAAGCCTCAGCCAGAAGTTCTATGAGTATTTTGACCTTGCCGGAAGGGAAGAGCTCCAGAAGGCATTCAGGAAGATTGAGGAGGATGCTGAAAAGTCGCCCCAGAAAAAGCTTCAGGAGATGGTTGGAAAGCTTGAGAGATATGAGAACAGCAATACCGGGGAAGAGAATAAGGAGGGCAAGCCGGAAATTGAAACATATGCTTCTGATAAGAAAAAAAGCCCTGTTGAGCAGATTGCTGAAAAGAATTCAGGCGAATTTGAGAAAAAATTCAACAGCCTTGATGAGAAAGAGGAGAATGAGGAAAATGAAGATGAGCCCTCCTCTGAAAGTTCAACTGAGAATCCTAATGATGATTCATTGATTGAAAAAAAAGAGAAGAAAAATGAAGAAAAATCCCCTCTTGAGAAAGAAACTGAAAAAGTGGCAGATGAGCTCTTTAATACCGGCGCAGAAAAGGACAGCGCTGAAAAAAAAGAGGAGCAAAACCCTGATGTTGATGAGCTTTTCAGCGAAGAGGACGAAGGGAAAAAGCCTGAAGACAAGCCAGAAGAGAAAAAGAAGAGAAGGCTGGAGCTTTAG